A region from the Ptychodera flava strain L36383 chromosome 12, AS_Pfla_20210202, whole genome shotgun sequence genome encodes:
- the LOC139144769 gene encoding guanine nucleotide-binding protein subunit beta-like protein 1 isoform X1, which produces MAGRPPPDPVFVLRGSDGPVNTVNFQDLPGIQMPILLSGCATGKIKLWNLKTRRAETTIEGHDGMGILWSDFVTGDAILSQGRDCQINLWQLAEGRNDIIRRIPYESIGFCQCTFLQQGDDQLIAVAGKEPSVVELYNVKSSMKVTTLTPKEGARALGMVMKIKLVLSAIDDRALLLAGYEDGSIALWDVMESKVIHKLKVHSDPVMSLDYSIPQQRGVSGSADETIVTWKLNEAQELQIQHQTDITNPGISDIKIRKDDKILATAGWDSRIRVFGLKKLKALAILTYHRENVQCLSFSVQGVDGQGSLLAAGSKDRHISLWSLYNS; this is translated from the exons ATGGCAGGTCGTCCACCCCCTGATCCAGTGTTTGTTCTCAGAGGGTCGGACGGACCAGTCAACACTGTGAACTTCCAAGATTTGCCCGGTATTCAAATGCCGATACTGCTTTCAGG ATGTGCAACCGGGAAAATAAAACTATGGAATCTGAAGACAAGGCGTGCTGAAACAACAATAGAAGGGCATGATGGGATGGGAATTCTTTGGTCTGATTTTGTGACGGGAGACGCCATCTTGAG CCAGGGTAGAGATTGTCAGATCAATCTGTGGCAATTAGCAGAAGGCAGGAATGACATCATCAGAAGAATTCCATATGAATCCATTGGATTCTGCCAGTGTACATTTCTACAACAAG GAGATGATCAACTGATCGCTGTGGCTGGTAAGGAGCCCTCTGTGGTCGAACTCTACAATGTGAAGTCTTCAATGAAAGTTACCACGCTTACACCTAAAGAGGGCGCTAGAGCCTTAG GTATGGTGATGAAGATAAAGCTGGTTTTGTCGGCCATAGATGACAGAGCTCTTCTTTTAGCTGGATATGAGGATGGCAGCATTGCATTGTGGGATGTAAtggagtcaaaggtcatccacaAATTAAAGGTTCATAGTGATCCAG TCATGAGCCTGGATTATTCCATTCCCCAGCAGAGGGGTGTATCAGGCTCTGCAGATGAAACCATTGTTACCTGGAAACTTAACGAGGCA CAGGAATTGCAAATTCAGCATCAAACAGACATCACCAACCCTGGAATTTCCGACATTAAAATCCGGAAAGATGACAAGATCCTTGCAACAGCAGGATGGGATTCAAG GATAAGAGTGTTTGGTTTGAAGAAATTGAAAGCACTGGCCATCCTGACTTACCATAGAGAGAATGTCCAGTGCTTGTCATTCTCTGTGCAAGGAGTGGACGGTCAAGGATCACTGCTGGCTGCTGGATCTAAGGACAGACATATCAGTTTGTGGTCACTCTACAATTCGTAG
- the LOC139144769 gene encoding guanine nucleotide-binding protein subunit beta-like protein 1 isoform X2 gives MAGRPPPDPVFVLRGSDGPVNTVNFQDLPGIQMPILLSGCATGKIKLWNLKTRRAETTIEGHDGMGILWSDFVTGDAILSQGRDCQINLWQLAEGRNDIIRRIPYESIGFCQCTFLQQGDDQLIAVAGKEPSVVELYNVKSSMKVTTLTPKEGARALGMVMKIKLVLSAIDDRALLLAGYEDGSIALWDVMESKVIHKLKVHSDPVMSLDYSIPQQRGVSGSADETIVTWKLNEAELQIQHQTDITNPGISDIKIRKDDKILATAGWDSRIRVFGLKKLKALAILTYHRENVQCLSFSVQGVDGQGSLLAAGSKDRHISLWSLYNS, from the exons ATGGCAGGTCGTCCACCCCCTGATCCAGTGTTTGTTCTCAGAGGGTCGGACGGACCAGTCAACACTGTGAACTTCCAAGATTTGCCCGGTATTCAAATGCCGATACTGCTTTCAGG ATGTGCAACCGGGAAAATAAAACTATGGAATCTGAAGACAAGGCGTGCTGAAACAACAATAGAAGGGCATGATGGGATGGGAATTCTTTGGTCTGATTTTGTGACGGGAGACGCCATCTTGAG CCAGGGTAGAGATTGTCAGATCAATCTGTGGCAATTAGCAGAAGGCAGGAATGACATCATCAGAAGAATTCCATATGAATCCATTGGATTCTGCCAGTGTACATTTCTACAACAAG GAGATGATCAACTGATCGCTGTGGCTGGTAAGGAGCCCTCTGTGGTCGAACTCTACAATGTGAAGTCTTCAATGAAAGTTACCACGCTTACACCTAAAGAGGGCGCTAGAGCCTTAG GTATGGTGATGAAGATAAAGCTGGTTTTGTCGGCCATAGATGACAGAGCTCTTCTTTTAGCTGGATATGAGGATGGCAGCATTGCATTGTGGGATGTAAtggagtcaaaggtcatccacaAATTAAAGGTTCATAGTGATCCAG TCATGAGCCTGGATTATTCCATTCCCCAGCAGAGGGGTGTATCAGGCTCTGCAGATGAAACCATTGTTACCTGGAAACTTAACGAGGCA GAATTGCAAATTCAGCATCAAACAGACATCACCAACCCTGGAATTTCCGACATTAAAATCCGGAAAGATGACAAGATCCTTGCAACAGCAGGATGGGATTCAAG GATAAGAGTGTTTGGTTTGAAGAAATTGAAAGCACTGGCCATCCTGACTTACCATAGAGAGAATGTCCAGTGCTTGTCATTCTCTGTGCAAGGAGTGGACGGTCAAGGATCACTGCTGGCTGCTGGATCTAAGGACAGACATATCAGTTTGTGGTCACTCTACAATTCGTAG